Proteins encoded within one genomic window of Sphingomonas sp. G-3-2-10:
- a CDS encoding MFS transporter, whose amino-acid sequence MSEAPALPPVRRVGQRSTLAYGFGAAAYGVKDFGFSTFLLLFYNQVLGLPAAQVGFAIMCALILDAFIDPLIGFLSDNTRSRWGRRHPWMYAAALPIAAGWLLLWNPPELSQDAMLVWVFATSVLVRTAISAYEVPSQALTPELSADYDERTRLTAYRYLFGWAGGMVTLFVTYTWLMAGPDGQPDQLNRANYAGFALFGAAAMLLAIFTSAIGTHGEIKRLPRPEIVTKPLGTHFRELWATIRNRAFLILMLAGLCYYSAQGISFALATYLYVHVWQFDTAAFGTLALSLFLGVSGAFVIAPRVANRVGKPVAAMVFMFSAAALLATPYALRLAGLFPAPGDRVMLPLLLTLFAFNTGCGVSATMLGASMMADVVEDSEAKTGRRSEGVFFSGAFFIQKCCSGLGIFAASLILHFAGFPKGAKPGTVGVEAIDRLTLYFILAYLALGWAAALIYRFFPFGRDEHAARVAALAKGEAG is encoded by the coding sequence ATGTCCGAAGCCCCAGCCTTGCCGCCCGTCCGCCGGGTGGGGCAGCGATCCACGCTCGCATACGGGTTCGGCGCCGCCGCTTACGGGGTGAAGGACTTCGGTTTCTCCACCTTTCTGCTGCTGTTCTACAATCAGGTTCTGGGGCTTCCGGCCGCGCAGGTCGGATTCGCGATCATGTGCGCGCTGATCCTCGACGCTTTCATAGACCCCCTGATCGGCTTCCTTTCGGACAACACCCGCAGCCGCTGGGGACGCCGCCATCCGTGGATGTATGCGGCGGCATTGCCGATCGCGGCGGGATGGCTGCTGTTGTGGAACCCGCCCGAGCTGTCGCAGGATGCGATGCTGGTATGGGTGTTCGCCACCTCGGTGCTCGTGCGTACCGCCATCTCGGCCTACGAAGTCCCGTCGCAGGCGCTGACGCCTGAACTCTCCGCCGATTATGACGAGCGGACGCGGCTGACTGCCTATCGCTATCTGTTCGGCTGGGCCGGGGGGATGGTAACCTTGTTCGTCACCTATACCTGGCTCATGGCCGGGCCTGACGGGCAGCCGGATCAGCTCAACCGCGCCAATTATGCCGGCTTCGCTTTGTTCGGCGCGGCGGCGATGCTGCTGGCGATCTTCACCTCCGCGATCGGCACGCATGGCGAGATCAAGAGGCTGCCCAGGCCCGAGATCGTCACCAAGCCGCTCGGCACCCATTTCCGCGAGCTATGGGCGACGATCCGCAACCGGGCGTTCCTGATCCTGATGCTCGCCGGGCTCTGCTATTATTCGGCGCAGGGGATCAGTTTCGCGCTGGCCACTTATCTCTACGTCCATGTCTGGCAGTTCGACACGGCGGCGTTCGGCACGCTGGCGCTCAGCCTGTTTCTCGGCGTCAGCGGCGCGTTCGTGATCGCCCCGCGCGTGGCGAACCGCGTGGGCAAGCCGGTGGCGGCGATGGTCTTCATGTTCTCCGCTGCAGCCTTGCTGGCGACGCCCTATGCCCTGCGCCTCGCCGGGCTGTTTCCAGCGCCCGGCGATCGGGTGATGCTGCCGCTGTTGCTCACCTTGTTTGCATTCAACACCGGCTGTGGCGTTTCGGCGACGATGCTGGGCGCTTCGATGATGGCCGATGTGGTCGAGGATTCCGAAGCGAAGACCGGGCGCCGGTCCGAAGGCGTATTCTTCTCGGGCGCCTTTTTCATCCAGAAATGCTGTAGTGGTCTCGGCATCTTCGCGGCGAGTCTGATCCTCCATTTCGCCGGCTTCCCCAAAGGCGCGAAGCCCGGGACGGTGGGCGTCGAGGCGATCGACCGGCTGACGCTCTACTTCATCCTCGCCTATCTCGCGCTCGGTTGGGCGGCGGCGCTGATCTACCGCTTCTTCCCCTTCGGGCGCGACGAGCATGCCGCACGGGTCGCGGCGCTGGCCAAGGGCGAAGCCGGCTGA
- the aceA gene encoding isocitrate lyase: MTTTFEDLVPAPAGRFDGITRPYTADDVAKLRGSFAVEHTLARKGALKLWELLKNEPYINSLGAMSGNQAMQQVRAGLQAIYLSGWQVAADANTASSMYPDQSLYPANAGPELCKRINNALQRADQIEHSEGGATRDWFAPIVADAEAGFGGPLNCFEIMKAYIAAGAAGVHYEDQLASEKKCGHLGGKVLIPTQAHIRNLDSARLAADVCGVPTIICARTDAESAKLITSDIDERDHEFLTGERTPEGFFRLKEGTGVDHCIKRGLSFAEHADLLWWETSYPNLEDARRFAEAIKKEYPDKMLAYNCSPSFNWEAKLDKETIAKFQREIGAMGYKFQFVTLAGFHQLNYGMFELARGYKDRGMAAYSELQQAEFAAEANGYTATRHQREVGTGYFDLIATTVAGGNSSTTALAESTEADQFKQQAA; this comes from the coding sequence ATGACGACGACCTTCGAAGATCTGGTTCCCGCGCCGGCTGGCCGTTTCGACGGGATCACCCGTCCCTACACCGCCGACGACGTGGCGAAGCTTCGTGGGTCGTTCGCGGTCGAGCACACGCTGGCTCGCAAGGGCGCGCTGAAGCTGTGGGAACTGCTCAAGAACGAGCCGTACATCAACTCGCTCGGCGCGATGTCGGGCAATCAGGCGATGCAGCAGGTCCGCGCCGGCCTGCAGGCGATCTACCTGTCCGGCTGGCAGGTCGCCGCCGACGCCAACACCGCCTCGTCGATGTATCCCGACCAGTCGCTCTACCCGGCCAATGCCGGTCCGGAGTTGTGCAAGCGGATCAACAACGCCCTGCAGCGCGCCGACCAGATCGAGCATAGCGAAGGCGGCGCGACCCGCGACTGGTTCGCGCCGATCGTCGCCGATGCCGAAGCCGGTTTCGGCGGCCCGCTGAACTGCTTCGAGATCATGAAGGCCTATATCGCGGCCGGCGCAGCGGGCGTGCACTATGAGGACCAGCTCGCTTCGGAGAAGAAGTGCGGCCATCTGGGCGGCAAGGTGCTGATCCCCACCCAGGCGCATATCCGCAACCTCGACAGTGCTCGCCTGGCGGCGGACGTGTGCGGTGTCCCGACGATCATCTGCGCCCGCACGGACGCGGAAAGCGCCAAGCTGATCACCTCGGACATCGACGAGCGCGATCACGAGTTCCTGACCGGCGAGCGGACCCCCGAAGGGTTTTTCCGCCTGAAGGAAGGCACCGGTGTCGATCATTGCATCAAGCGCGGCCTGAGCTTCGCCGAGCATGCCGATCTGCTGTGGTGGGAGACGAGCTATCCCAATCTCGAGGATGCGCGCCGCTTCGCCGAAGCGATCAAGAAGGAATATCCCGACAAGATGCTGGCGTATAACTGCTCGCCCAGCTTCAACTGGGAAGCCAAGCTCGACAAGGAAACCATCGCCAAGTTCCAGCGCGAAATCGGCGCGATGGGATACAAGTTCCAGTTCGTGACCCTCGCGGGCTTCCACCAGCTCAACTACGGCATGTTCGAGCTGGCCCGGGGCTACAAGGATCGCGGCATGGCAGCCTATTCCGAGCTGCAGCAGGCCGAATTCGCCGCCGAAGCGAACGGCTACACCGCGACCCGCCACCAGCGCGAAGTCGGCACCGGCTATTTCGATCTGATCGCCACCACCGTCGCGGGCGGCAACAGTTCGACCACCGCGCTCGCCGAGAGCACCGAAGCAGACCAGTTCAAACAGCAAGCAGCCTGA